One genomic segment of Gopherus flavomarginatus isolate rGopFla2 chromosome 11, rGopFla2.mat.asm, whole genome shotgun sequence includes these proteins:
- the GID8 gene encoding glucose-induced degradation protein 8 homolog: MSYAEKPDEITKDEWMEKLNNLHIQRADMNRLIMNYLVTEGFKEAAEKFRMESGIEPSVDLETLDERIKIREMILKGQIQEAIALINSLHPELLDTNRYLYFHLQQQHLIELIRQRETEAALEFAQTQLAEQGEESRECLTEMERTLALLAFDNPEESPFGDLLNMMQRQKVWSEVNQAVLDYENRESTPKLAKLLKLLLWAQNELDQKKVKYPKMTDLSKGTIEEPK, translated from the exons ATGAGTTATGCCGAAAAACCTGATGAAATCACAAAAGATGAATGGATGGAAAAACTCAATAACTTGCACATCCAAAGAGCTGATATGAATCGCCTGATAATGAACTATCTTGTTACAG AGGGTTTTAAAGAGGCAGCAGAGAAGTTTCGAATGGAGTCTGGAATTGAGCCCAGTGTTGATCTAGAGACTCTAGATGAAAGGATAAAAATTCGAGAAATGATACTGAAAGGACAGATTCAAGAAGCAATTGCATTGATTAATAGTCTCCATCCAGAATTGTTAGATACAAACCGATACCTTTACTTTCATTTGCAG CAGCAGCATCTGATTGAACTGATTCGGCAGCGTGAGACAGAGGCAGCCCTGGAATTTGCTCAGACTCAATTGGCAGAACAAGGAGAGGAGAGCAGAGAATGCTTGACAGAAATGGAGCGCACGCTGGCATTGCTTGCCTTTGATAATCCTGAAGAATCACCATTTGGAGACTTGCTCAACATGATGCAGAGACAGAAG GTATGGAGCGAAGTTAACCAAGCTGTTCTAGACTATGAAAATCGCGAGTCAACACCCAAGTTGGCTAAATTACTGAAGCTACTTCTGTGGGCTCAGAATGAACTGGACCAGAAGAAAGTAAAATATCCAAAAATGACAGACCTCAGCAAGGGGACAATTGAGGAACCCAAGTAA